GCCTGGGTCGGTTCTCCTTCTGGGCGGTCAACCGGGACCGCGGCGGCTGCGACGGCCAGGTGTCGTCCACCTGCTCGGGCATCGCGCAGCCGGACTGGGAGTTCACCCGCATCACCGCCGGGTTCTAGGTCAGCAGCTCCTCCACCAGCTTGGCCACCTGGTCGACCTCGATGAGGAAGCCGTCGTGGCCGTGCGGTGAGTGGATCACGCGGAGGTCGTCGGCACCGGGGACGGCGGCGGCGACCTCCGCCTGCGCGCGCAGCGGGTAGAGCCGGTCGGAGTCGATGCCCGCCACGATCGTGCGCGCGGTGATCCGACCCAGCGCCGCCCGCACGCCACCCCGGTCCCGGCCCACGTCGTGGCCGTTCATGGCCCGGGTCAGCACCACGTAGCTCTCCGGGTCGAACCGGCGGAGCAGCTTCTCGGCGTGGTGGTCCAGGTAGGACTCGACGGCGTACCGCCCGTCCGGCTGCACCTCCCGCCCGAACCTCGCGTCCAGCTCGGGCTCGCTGCGGTAGCTCAGGTGCGCGATCCGCCGCGCCACGCCCAGCCCGCGCACCGGGTCCAGCGCGATGGCGTGCAGCTGCGCCGAGGCCAGCGCGATGTTCTCCGCCGACGACGCCGCGGGCGCGGCGAGCACCAGCAGCGACCGCACCCGCTCCGGCCGCGACACCGCCCACTCCAGCGCCCGCATCCCGCCCATCGACCCGCCCAGCACCGCGGCCCACGCGTCGATGCCGAGGTGGTCGGCCAGCAGCGCCTCGGCCGCCACCTGGTCGCGCACGGTGATGTCCGGGAACCGCGCGCCCCACGGCCTGCCGTCCGGCGCGGTCGCCCACGGCCCGGTGGTGCCCTGGCAGCCGCCCAGCACGTTCGGCGCGACCACGAACCACCGCTCCGGGTCCAGCGCGCGGCCGGGCCCGACCAGGCCGTCCCACCAGCCCGGCGTGGGGTGCCCCGGTTCGACCCCGCCCGCCACGTGGCTGTCGCCGGTGAGCGCGTGCAGCACGAGCACCGCGTTCGAGCGGTCCTCGTTCAGCTCGCCCCACGTCTCGTAGGCGACCGACAGCGGCAGGCCGGGCGAGGCGCCCGGGTCGGGCAGGGCACCGCGGAACCAGCGCCGCCGCCCGTGGGGATCCCCCTCCCGCCACCCGCCGGTGGCGGGAGGGGTCTTCCCGACAGTGGTCCCGGGGGTCACAGCACCGACTTGGCGGCGCGGAACCCGGCCTCCAGGTCGGCCTTCAGGTCCTCCACGCCCTCCAGGCCGACGGACAGCCGGATCAGGCCCGGCGTGACGCCCGTGACGACCTGCTCGTCCGCGGTGAGCTGGCTGTGCGTGGTGCTCGCCGGGTGGATCACCAGGCTGCGGACGTCGCCGATGTTCGCCAGCTGGCTGAACAGCTCCAGGCCGTCGACGAAGGCCCTGCCCGCCTCGACGCCGCCGTGCAGCTCGAACGACACGATGCCGCCCTGGCCGTTCGGGAGGTACTTCCGCGCCAGGTGGTGCCACGGGCTGGACTCCAGGCCCGCGTAGTGCACCTTCTCCACCTCGTCGCGCCCCTCCAGCCAGCGGGCCAGCTCCAGCGCGTTGGCCGAGTGCCGCTCCAGGCGCAGCGACAGCGTCTCGATGCCCTGCAGCACCAGGAAGCTGTTCAGCGGCGCGATGGCGGCGCCGGTGTCGCGCAGGCCCTGCACGCGCAGCTTGGCGGCGAACGCGCCGTGGCCGAGCGCGGGCCAGTACTGGAGGCCGTGGTAGCTGGGGTCGGGCTCGTTGAAGTCCGGGAACCTCCCGGCGTCGGAGAACTCGAACTTCCCGCCGTCCACGACCACGCCCGCGATCGCGGTGCCGTGGCCGCCGAGGTACTTGGTGGCGGAGTGGATCACGATGTCCGCGCCGTGCTCCAGCGGGCGCAGCAGGTACGGCGTGGGCACGGTGTTGTCCACGACCAGCGGCACGCCGGCCGCGTGCGCGACCTCGGCCACGCCCTCGACGTCGAGCACGTTGCTGCGCGGGTTGGCCAGCGACTCGGCGAAGAACGCCTTGGTGTTGGGCCGCACCGCGGCGCGCCACGCGTCGAGGTCGTCGGGGTCGTCCACGAAGGACACCTCGATGCCCAGCTTGGGCAGGGTGTAGTGGAACAGGTTGTAGGTGCCGCCGTAGAGGGAGGCGCTGGAGACGAGGTGGTCGCCGGCGCGGGCGAGGTTGAGCACGGTCGCGGTCTCGGCGGCCTGCCCGGAGGCGAACGCCACCGCCGCCACGCCGCCCTCCAGCGCGGCGACCCGCTGTTCGAGCACGTCCTGGGTGGGGTTGTTGATGCGGGTGTAGATGTTGCCCGGCTCCGCGAGGCTGAACAGCGCCGCGCCGTGCGCGGTGTCGCGGAAGACGAACGAGGTGGTCTGGTAGATCGGCGTGGCCCGGGCGCCGGTGGCGGGGTCGGGCGCGGCGCCGGAGTGGACCTGCTTGGTGTCGAACGACCAGGACATGCTGGGGCTCCTGTCTGGCTGGGGGGAGGAGAAGGGCACGCCGAAGGGGGGACGGCAGTGCTGGAACGAGGTGGATCAGCCGATGCGACAGGCCATGCTGGTGACCCGCACGTAATCGACGTGCCGTCGGGCCACCAGCAGACTCATGTGGCTGAAAGTAGCGTTGGGTGAGCATCGACGACAGGGCGTCCACGTCCTGGGACGCCTAGGGTTCGGCCCATGCGCACCGCACTGATCGGCTACGGGCTCGGCGGAGCCGCGTTCCACGCCCCGTTCATCGACACCACGCCCGGCCTCCGGCTGGCGGCCGTGGTCACCGGCAACCCGGAGCGGCGGGCCGAGGTGGGGGCCCGCTACCCCGGGGCGGACCTGATCGCGTCACCGGAGGAGCTGTGGGCGCGGGCCGACGAGTTCGACCTGGCCGTGGTGACCACGCCGAACCGCCTGCACGCCGAGCACGCCCGCGCCGCGCTGGAGCACGGCCTGAACGCCGTGGTGGACAAGCCGTTCGCCGGTTCGGCCGCGGTGGCGCGCGGGCTGGCCGACCTGGCCGCGTCCCGGGGGCTGCTGCTCGCGCCGTTCCACAACCGGCGGTGGGACGGCGACTTCCGCACGGTGTCGCGGCTGGTCGGCGACGGCGAGCTGGGCCGGGTGCACCGGTTCGAGTCGCGGTTCGAGCGGTGGCGGCCGGAGGTCAGGGACTCGTGGAAGGAGTCCGGCGACCCGGCGGACCTGGGCAGCATCGTGTTCGACCTGGGCACGCACCTGGTGGACCAGGCCATCGCCCTGTTCGGCCGGCCCACCTCGGTGTACGCGGAGGTGCGGGTGCTGCGGCCGGGCGCGAAGGCCGACGACGACGCGTTCCTGGCGCTGACCCACGCCGGCGGGGTGGTGTCGCACCTGTGGGCGTCGGCGCTGGCGGCCTCGCCCGGGCCGCGGTTCCGGGTGCTGGGCGACCGGTCGGCGTTCGTGAAGTCCGGGATGGACCCGCAGGAGGAGGCGCTGAAGGCGGGCGCGGTGCCCGGCGGTCCCGGCTGGGGCGAGGACGCGGAGGAGCGGTGGGGCCTGCTGGGCTCGACGCCCGTGCGCACCGAACCCGGCGCCTACCAGGAGTTCTACGCGGCCGTCGCGGCGGGCGCCGCCCCGGTGCCGGTGGCCGACGCGGTGGCCGGGCTGGAGGTGCTGGAGGCCGCGTTCGAGTCGGCGCGGACGGGGGCGGTCATCTCGCTTGCCCACTAAGTCTCTTAGTCACTAAGATTCTTGTATGACGAATGAGCGTGTGCGGGTGTTGGTCGTCGGCACCGGGCTGGGCGGCGCGTCCGCGGCCCTGTTCCTGGCGCGGCAGGGGGTTCGGGTGCTCGCGGTGTCCAAGCACCGCGGCACCTCGCCGCACCCCAAGGCAACCGGGCAGGTCCAGCGGACCATGGAGCTGCTGCGGCAGGGCGGGGTCGCCGACGAGGTGCGCGCCGGCGGTGCGGGGCACGACGCCGGGCTGATCATCAAGGTCGCGGAGAGCCTGCGCGGCCGGGTGTTCCACACCGTCGTGTCGCAGGGCGACGAGCTGGACACCCCGCTGAGCCCCGAGCGGCACGGCATGGCGAGCCAGGACCAGGTCGAGCCGATCCTCGTGCGCCGGGCCCGGGAACTGGGCGCGGACGTGCGGTTCCGGACCGAGCTGGTCTCCTTCCGGCAGGACGACGACGGGGTGACCGCCCGGCTGCTGGACCGGGAGTCCGGGCGGACCTACGAGGTGCGGGCGGACTACCTGGTCGGCGCCGACGGGCACCGCAGCCGCGTGCGCGAGGCGCTGGGCGTCGAGCGCGACGGCCGCGGCACGCTCTCCCGCCACCTCGGCATCGTGTTCGAGGCGGACCTGAGCGACCACATCGTCCCCGGCGCGATCACCCTGTACTACTTCCAGAACCCGGCCTTCACCGGCGCGTTCGTGGCCACCAACACGGCGCGGCGCAACGTGTTCACCGTGGAGCTGGACCCCGCCCGCGAGTCGGCCGCGGACTACCCGCCGCAGCGGTGCGCGGAGCTGCTGCGCGTCGCCACGGACGTGCCGGACCTGGAGCCGGAGATCCTGGAGACCACCGAGTGGGAGATGGCCGCCTGGCTGAGCCGGCGCTTCCGCGTCGGCCGGGTCTTCCTGGTCGGCGACGCGGCCAAGGTGACCCCGCCGACCGGCGGCCTGGGCGGCAACACCGCCGTCGGCGACGGCTACGACCTCGCCTGGAAGCTCGCCGCCGTGCTGCGCGGCGAGGCCGGCGACGGCCTGCTGGACAGCTACGAGGCCGAGCGGCGCCCGTACGCGCGGCTGGTGGTCGACGGCTCGTTCGCCAACTACGTGCAGCGCTTCGCACCGCACCTGGCCGGCCCGGACGTGCCCGCGCCGGTCGACCAGCACGAGCTGACCCTGGGCTACCGCTGCCGCTCCACCGCGGTCGTCATCGAGGACGACGACCCGGCCCCCATGGAGGACCCGAACCGGCCCAGCGGCCGGGCCGGGTTCCGCGCCCCGCACGTCCAGGTCGAGCACGGCGGCAAGACCGGGTCCACCCTGGACCTGTTCGGCGACTGGGTGCTGCTCGCGCTCGACCCGGCCTGGCGCGCCGCGCCCGTCGACGTGCCCGAGCTGGCCGACCCGACCGGCGAGCTGGCCCGGCGGTACGGCACCGGCCCGCGCGGCGCGGCGCTGGTGCGCCCGGACGGCGTGATCGCCTGGCGGACCACCGAGCTGCCCGCCGACCCGGCCGCGACGGTCAGCGCGGTGCTGGACCGGGTCCTGGACCGGGCTCCGGCTCGCTGACGCCCCGGCGCGCGGTCTCCCCGATCGCCAGCAGGCACAGGGCGCTGACCAGCGCGCCACCCACCAGGTACAGCGAGATCGGCCACGAGTCGTGCGTCGGCGTGGCCCCCAGCAGCCACGTCGCCACGACCGGGGACAGCCCGCCGCCGAGCACGGCGCCCAGCTGGTAGCTCAGCGCCACCCCGCTGTAGCGCACGCGCGTGCCGAACAGCTCGGCGTAGTAGGCGGGCATCGGCCCGAAGATCGCCGCCCCACCGGCCATCGCCGCCACCACCGCCAGCACGACCAGGCCCGTCGACCGGGTCTCCAGCAGCCGGAAGAACGGGAAGGCGAACGCGCCGAGGAACACCGCGCCGCCCAGCATCACCGGCAGCCGCCCGACCCGGTCGGCCAGCCGCGCGAACACCAGGATCGCCGCGGCCTGCGCGCAGGAGCCCAGCAGGCCCGCGTTGAGCAGCGTCGAGCGCGGCATGCCGAGCTGCCGGGTGCCGTAGGACACCGCGAAGGTGACCACGACGAAGATGAACATGTTGAACCCCAGGTTCACCCCGGCGCCCAGCAGCACCCGCCGCCACGAGTCGCGCAGCACCGCGACGACCGGCAGCCGCACCGCGCCCGCCCGGTCCCGCGCCTCGCGGAACACCGGGCTCTCCTCCACCGACAGCCGCAGGTACAGGCCGACGCCCACCAGCACGAGGCTGAGCAGGAACGGCACCCGCCAGCCCCAGTCCGGGAACGCGTCGCCGGACACCGCGGTCGACGCCGCCATCGCGCCGTTGGCCAGCAGCAGGCCGATCGGCGAGCCGAGGAACGTCCAGCTGCCGTACCAGGCGGTCCGCCCCGGCGGGGCGTGCTCGACCGCCATCAGGGTCGCGCCGCCCTGCTCGCCGCCGAGGAAGAAGCCCTGCGCGAGCCGCAGGAGCACCAGCAGCAGCGGGGCGGCCAGCCCGATCGACGAGTAGCCCGGCAGCAGGCCGATCAGCGCCGTGCACAGGCCGGTGGCGGTCAGCGTCAGCACGAGCATCGAGCGCCGGCCGACGCGGTCGCCGAAGTGGCCGATCACCGCGGCGCCGAGCGGGCGGGCCAGGAAGCCCGCGCCGAAGGTGGCGAACGCCAGCAGCGTGCCGATCCTCGGGTCGAAGGACGGGAAGAACAGCTCGTCGAACACCAGCGCGGACGCGGTGCCGTAGAGGAGGAAGTCGTAGAGCTCCACCGCGTTCCCGGCCGAAGCGGCCAGCGCCACCCTGCGCACCCCGGAAGCCATCCACCCACCCTGGCCCGGCGGGCGCGATCACGACCTTGACAGTGAGCCAGCTCACAGACAACATCCGACGCGTCTCTGCCTACTCGCCAGTAGTGAGGTTGACGATGCCCTTACGCCCGCCCGCTCGACCGGCAGCACCGACCCGGCTCACGGCGCTCACCCGACACGCAGCGCTCACCCGGCTCACGGCGCTCACCAGACGCGCGGCGTTCACCCGACGCGCAGCGCTCACCCGGCTCACGGCGCTCGCCTGGCTTACGGCGCTCACCCGACGAGCAGCGCTCGCCCGACGCGCAGCGCTCACCAGACGCGCGGCGCTCACCAGACGCGCGGCGCTCACCAGACGCGCAGCGCTCGCCTTGGCCGCAGCCCTCGTCCTGACCACGGCATCGCCGGCTTCGGTGACCGCCTCCCCCGAGCCCCGGGACTACGTCGCCCTGGGCGACTCCTTCGCCTCCGGCCCCCTCATCCCCTTCCAGCGCACCGACCCGCTGGGCTGCTTCCGCTCCACCCGCAACTACGCCGCCCTGGTCGCCGCGGACCTCGGCGCCCGGCTCACCGACGTCACCTGCGGCGGCGCCACCACCCGGCACCTGACCGAGCCGCAGGACGTCCTGCTCGGCCCCAACCCGCCCCAGCTCGACGCGCTGCGCCCGGGCACCGACCTGGTCACCGTGACCATCGGCGGCAACGACGTCGGCTTCGGCGAGATCATCACGAACTGCGCCCAGGACAGCCTGCTCGACCCCCTGGGCAACCCCTGCACCCGCCGCTACACCGCCAACGGCACCGACGAGCTGGCCGCGCGCGTCGAGGCCCTGGGCCCGAAGCTGGCCGCCGTGCTCCAGGGCATCCGGCAGCGCGCCCCGGGAGCGCACGTCGTCGTGGTCGGCTACCTGCGCATCCTGCCGCCCGCGCACGGCTGCTGGCCGCTGGTGCCGATCTCGGTGGGCGACGTGCCGTACCTGGACGCCACCGAGCGCCGGCTCAACGCGGAGCTGGGCGCGCGGGCCGCCGAGGCGGGCGCGGCGTTCGTCGACCCCTACCCGTCGGGGCTCGGCCGGGACGTGTGCCAACTCCCGGGCGTGAAGTGGGTCGAGGGCCTGGTGCCGACCGCGCCCGCCGCCCCCGTGCACCCGAACGCCGCCGGCATGCGCGCGGTCGCGGACCTGATCACCGCGAGCCTGGGGCAGGACCACACTTTCCGGTGAGATGACTGGAGGGAGTGGTGCGGTGGGCCCATGGTGGGCACATGGCACCACTCCCCCTCCTCGCGGCCATCGCCGCGCTGGTACCCGGTTTCGTCGTCCCCGAGTCGAGCTTCGTGCTGAGCACGACGCGGGCCGGGGCGCTCCAGATCGTCAACCTCACCTGCGAGCCCGCCGGGGGCCTGCACCCCAGGGCGGACGAGACGTGCCTGGCGCTGTCCGGGGCGGACGGCCAGGTGGGCGACCTGCCGCCCGGCGAGGCCGTCTGCACGCTGGAGTACGCACCGGTCCGGGTCAAGGCCAGCGGCCGGTGGCGCGGCGAGCGGCGCACGTTCGAGGCCGAGTTCCCCAACGCCTGCGTCATGCGCGCGCAGACCGGACCGGTCTTCGACTTCTGAGCACCGCGGGACCGCCCGGGCGAAGAGCCCGGGAGGGGGCCGCGACACCGCCGCCGAAGTCGTGGCCCCCTCCGCGGGTTTGCCGAGGTCGTCGGACCTCTTGGCAGTGACGTTAGGGAGTAGGTAGCACCACCGTCAACGAAGTTCACATCGGTGAAACCCGCCGGGGCGGTGGGGTTCGCCGATTTCCGTCACGCAGCGGTGGCCCGCCTGCTCCACCCGAGTGATCGGACCTCTTCCGCACGAGCGCTGCGTCTCAACCGTCCCGATCTATCCTCCGCGCGATGCGTTTGGGGGATGACGATGGGTGACTTCCTGCTCTACGCGGTCGGCGTTCCGGTGACGTTCCTGTTGCTGGTCACCGGCATGGCGCTGGGGGCGCGGCGCCTGCTGGGGCTGCGCGTCGGCCTGCTGCGCACCGCGCTGGCGTGCCTGCTGGGCCTGACCTCCAGCGAGGCGGTGCTGAGCGGGGTCCCCGGCCCCGACACCGCGCCCGCGCTGGCCAGCGTCCAGTTCGGGATCTGGGTGCTGACCATGGTCGCGCTGCTCGCCGCGGCCGAGGTCGTGGCGCCCACCGGCACGGTGCCGCCGCCCACCGAGTGGTGGCGCGCGGTGCGCCGGCGGGTGGTGCGCACCCGCCGGTACTCGCGGATCACCGCGATCGCCTTCCGCCACGGCCTCGGGCCGTACCTGCGCGGGCGGGAGCGCACCGACACCCGGCTGGCCCGCTCGCTGCGGCTGGCGCTGGAGGAGGCCGGGGTCACCTTCGTCAAGCTCGGCCAGGTGCTGTCCACGCGGCCCGACCTGCTGCCGCCCGAGGTGGTCGAGGAGCTGGCCCGGTTGCAGGACGAGGTGCCCGCCGCGCCGTGGCCGCGGGTGCGGGAGGTGCTGGTGGCCGAGCTGGGGCGGGCGCCGGAGGAGGTGTTCGCCGAGTTCGACGAGGAGCCGATCGCCGCCGCGTCCGTGGCGCAGGTGCACCGGGCCCGGCTGCGCTCCGGCGCCGAGGTCGTGGTGAAGGTGCAGCGGCCGGACGTGCGGCGGGTGGCCGAGGGCGACCTGGACATCGTGGCCAGGCTCGCCGAGGCGCTGCACGTGCGGACGCGGTGGGGCCGGGCGATCGGCGTGCGCGACCTGGCCGCCGGGTTCGCCGCCGCGCTGCGCGAGGAGCTGGACTTCCGGGTGGAGGCGCGCAACCTCGCGGCGGTGCGCGCGGCGTCGGCCGGCACCGACGTGGTGCTGCCCGCCGCGCACGAGGACCTGTGCACTTCACGCGTGCTGGTGATGGAACGGCTCGACGGTGTGCCGATCCGGACGGCCGCCCCCGCGGACCGCGAGGCCCTGGCGCGGTCGCTGCTCGACGCGCTGCTGCGCCAGGTGCTGGTCGACGGCGTCTTCCACGCCGACCCCCACCCCGGCAACGTCCTGCTGCTGCGCGACGGCAGGCTGGGCCTGCTCGACTTCGGTTCGGTCGGCCGGATCGACGCCCAGCTGCGGGCGGCGCTGGGCAAGCTGCTGCTCGCCGTCGACCGCGGCGACCCGGCGGGCATGCGCGACGCGCTGCTGGAGCTGGTCTCGCGGCCCGACGGGATCGACGAGCAGCGGCTGGAACGCGCCCTGGGCCGGTTCACGGCGCGGCACCTGGGCGCGGGCGCCCGACCGGGCGCGGAGATGTTCGGCGACCTGTTCGGGCTCGTCCACCGGTACGGCCTGGGCATCCCGCCGGAGATCGCCGCGGTGTTCCGGGCGCTGGGCACCGCCGAGGGCACGCTGGCCGCGCTCTCGCCCGGCTTCGACGTCGTGGTCGAGTCCCGGGCGTTCGCCGAGAAGCGGTTCAGCGACCACCTGACCCCCGACTCGCTGCGGCGGGCGGTGACCGAGGAGCTGCACGCCGCGCTGCCCGTGCTGCGCCGGCTGCCGAGGCGGCTGGAGCGGATCACCGGCGCCCTGGAGCAGGGGCGGCTGGGCGTCAACCTGCGGCTGTTCGCCGACGAGCGGGACCGCCTGTTCGTGGTGTCCCTGCTGCACCAGGCCATGCTCACCGTCCTCGGCGCCACGGCCGGCGTGATGGCGGTGCTGCTGCTGGGCGCGGACGGCGGCCCGCGGGTGGGCGCGGACCTGCCGCTGTTCCACGTGCTCGGCTACAACCTGCTGGTGATCAGCGTCCTGCTCGGGCTGCGGGTGGTGGTGGCGGTGTTCCGCCCGCGCGGTTGACCGGCTCGGGGACCGCTGCCAACCTGGCCGCATGGGGGTACCGAGGTGGACCTGGGCCGTGCCGCTGCTGTTCTACGGCGTGGCGTCGTTGTCGGCCGTGCCGCTGTACCAGCCGGGCGCGGCAGAGCTCGAACCGAACGTGCTGGCGGTGCTGGGGACGAGCGAGCACCTGAGGAACCCGGAAGCGGTGGGCGCGTACTGGTTCGGAGTGCTGGCGGCCGGGGCGTTCCTGGCGGAGTGGTGCCAGTGGCGGGCCCGCGTGCACGACACCCGCCCGGTGGTGATCGCGCTCGGCCTGGGCGCCGTGCCGGTGGTCGCCGCCTTCGACCGCCCGGCACCCCAGTGGGCCACCAGCGCGGGGGTCGCGCTGCTGGCGCTGGCGGTCGTGGCGTGGCGGCGCGGGACACTGGTGGGGACGCACCTGGCGACGGGTGCCGGCATCGCGGTGCTGGTGTGGGCGCACCCCGTGGTCGGCCAGTTCGTCGTGCTGGGCGCGGGCCTGTTCGCCTACTCGACCGGGGTGCGGGACAACGCCCTGCGCACGACCGTGGGCGCGTTCGCGGTGGCGGTGTGCCTGTCGGCGACGTTCACCCCGGTCGGCACGGGTTCGGCGTGGGCGTTGGCCAGCCCGGTCCTGCTGCCGGGCGCGGTGCTGGTGATCGGCGGCCTGGTCGGCCTGCGGCCTGCCGTACGGCAGGAGCGGGTCGCGGTTACGTAGCCTCGGGGCATGGACATCCACGACATCCCGGTGCGCACGCTGTCCGGCGAGCCGACCACCCTGGGCGCCCTGGCCGGCAAGGCGCTGCTGGTGGTGAACGTCGCGTCGAAGTGCGGCCTGACGCCGCAGTACAAGGGCTTGGAGCGACTGCACGAGCGGTACGCGGAGCAGGGCTTCTCGGTCGTCGGGTTCCCGTGCAACCAGTTCGCGGGCCAGGAGCCGGGGACCGCGGAGGAGATCGCGACGTTCTGCTCGACCACTTACGGGGTGACCTTCCCGCTGTACGAGAAGATCGAGGTCAACGGCGACGGGCGGCACCCGCTGTACGAGCAGCTGACCGCCGTCCCCGACGCCGCGGGTGAGGCGGGGGACGTGCAGTGGAACTTCGAGAAGTTCCTGCTGTCCCCGGCGGGTGCCGTGGTCGCCCGCTTCCGCCCGGCCACCGACCCGGAGGCCGACGAGGTGGTGCGGGCGGTCGAAGCGGTGCTGCCGGGCTGATTCCCGAGGACACCGACGGCCCCTCGGCTCTCCTGGAGCCGAGGGGCCGTCCCCGCGCGTGGGAAGAGCACCACACCGAGCCGGACTGAACAACGGAAGCGGAGCGATGGTCGGCACACCGCGCCACTCGGTCAGCGTCGCCGGGATCGTGGTCGACGAGTCGGGACGAGTCCTGGTCATCCGCCGCCGCGACAACGGACACTGGGAGCCGCCCGGCGGAGTGCTGGAGTTGGACGAGACCCCCGAGGAAGGCGTCCGTCGCGAAGTCCTCGAAGAGACCGGCACCTCAGTCGAGGTCACTCACCTGACCGGCGTCTACAAGAACATGCGGCGCGGCGTCGTGGCACTGGTCTACCGCTGCGTCCCGCTGACCATTCCTACTCAGGCCACAGCCGAGGCGACCGAGGTCCGCTGGATGACGCTGGACGAAGTGCGCCGAGCCATGTCCCCCGCCTACGCGGTGCGCGTCACCGACGCTTTCGAACCACACCCGCGCACCCGCGCCCACGACGGCACCGACCTCCTGCCGTGACCGCTGCCGGGTCCAGCCCCGGCAGCGGTCCTCAACCCCTCGGGCTCAACACTCGATCACGTTCACCGCCAACCCACCGCGCGCCGTCTCCTTGTACTTGTCCTTCATGTCCCGCCCGGTCTCCCGCATGGTCTTGATGACCTTGTCCAAGGACACGAAGTGCGACCCGTCCCCCCGCAAAGCCATCCGAGCCGCCGTGATCGCCTTGATCGACGCCAGCGCGTTCCGCTCGATGCAGGGAATCTGCACCAACCCCCCAATGGGGTCGCAGGTCAGCCCGAGGTTGTGCTCCATGGCGATCTCGGCCGCGTTCTCCACCTGCTCCGGCGTCCCACCGAGCACCTCGGCCAACCCGCCGGCCGCCATCGAACAGGCCGAACCCACCTCGCCCTGGCAGCCGACCTCGGCACCGGAGATCGACGCGTTCTCCTTGAACAGCACGCCGATCGCGCCCGCCGTCAGCAGGAACCGCACGACGCCCTCGTCCGAGGCACCCGGCACGAACCGCGCGTAGTAGTGCAGCACCGCGGGCACGATGCCGGCCGCGCCGTTGGTCGGGGCGGTCACCACGCGGCCGCCCGCGGCGTTCTCCTCGTTGACGGCCAGGGCGAACAGCGTCACCCAGTCCATCACCCGCAGCGGGTCGGTGGCGTAGTGCTCGGCCGCCAGCCTGCCCCGCATCTCCGCGGCCCGCCGCCGGACCTTCAGGCCACCCGGCAGCACGCCGGTCTCCGTGCACCCCCGCTCCACGCAGTCCTGCATGACCTGCCAGATGTGCAGCAGGCCCGACCGCACCTCGGCCTCGTCCCGCCACGACCGCTCGTTGGCCAGCATCACCCCGCTGATCGGCAGCCCCGTCTCGCGGGTCCGCGCCAGCAGCTCGTCACCGGTCCGGAACGGGTGCGCGACCGGCGTCCGGTCCTCCTTGATCCGGTCCGCGCCGGTGGCCGTCTCGTCGACCACGAACCCGCCGCCGACCGAGTAGTACACCGCCGAGTCCACCACCTCGGCCCCCGCGTACGCGGTGAAGCTCATGCCGTTGGGGTGCAGGGGCAGCGACTTGCGGCGGTGCATGACCAGGTCGCCGTCCTCCGCGAAGGCGATCTCGCGCACCCCGCCCAGCCGCAGCCGGCCCGACGCCCGGACCTCGGCCACCCTCGCCTCGGCCGTCGACGGGTCGACCTCCTCCGGCCGGTGCCCCTCCAGGCCGAGCAGCACCGCCTTCGGGCTGCCGTGGCCGTGGCCGGTGGCGCCGAGCGAGCCGAACAGCTCCACCCGCACCCGGTCGACCGACGCGAGCACCGGCTCCAGCCGGGTCACGAACATCGCGGCCGCGCGCATCGGGCCGACCGTGTGCGAGCTCGACGGCCCGATCCCCACGGAGAACAGGTCGAACACGCTGATGGCCACGTCAGCCCTCGATCAGTTCCGCGTACTTCGCCGCGGTCAGCAACCCGGTGGCCTCCTCGACGGCCACCTTGAACAGCCAGCCCCGCCCGTACGGGTCGTTGTTGATCAGCGACGGGTCGGCGACCACGGCCGGGTTGACCTCGACGACCTCGCCGGTGACCGGCGCGTACAGCTCGCTGACCGACTTGGTCGACTCCAGCTCCCCGCACACCTCGCCGGAGGTC
This portion of the Saccharothrix syringae genome encodes:
- the metX gene encoding homoserine O-acetyltransferase MetX — its product is MTPGTTVGKTPPATGGWREGDPHGRRRWFRGALPDPGASPGLPLSVAYETWGELNEDRSNAVLVLHALTGDSHVAGGVEPGHPTPGWWDGLVGPGRALDPERWFVVAPNVLGGCQGTTGPWATAPDGRPWGARFPDITVRDQVAAEALLADHLGIDAWAAVLGGSMGGMRALEWAVSRPERVRSLLVLAAPAASSAENIALASAQLHAIALDPVRGLGVARRIAHLSYRSEPELDARFGREVQPDGRYAVESYLDHHAEKLLRRFDPESYVVLTRAMNGHDVGRDRGGVRAALGRITARTIVAGIDSDRLYPLRAQAEVAAAVPGADDLRVIHSPHGHDGFLIEVDQVAKLVEELLT
- a CDS encoding bifunctional o-acetylhomoserine/o-acetylserine sulfhydrylase, whose product is MSWSFDTKQVHSGAAPDPATGARATPIYQTTSFVFRDTAHGAALFSLAEPGNIYTRINNPTQDVLEQRVAALEGGVAAVAFASGQAAETATVLNLARAGDHLVSSASLYGGTYNLFHYTLPKLGIEVSFVDDPDDLDAWRAAVRPNTKAFFAESLANPRSNVLDVEGVAEVAHAAGVPLVVDNTVPTPYLLRPLEHGADIVIHSATKYLGGHGTAIAGVVVDGGKFEFSDAGRFPDFNEPDPSYHGLQYWPALGHGAFAAKLRVQGLRDTGAAIAPLNSFLVLQGIETLSLRLERHSANALELARWLEGRDEVEKVHYAGLESSPWHHLARKYLPNGQGGIVSFELHGGVEAGRAFVDGLELFSQLANIGDVRSLVIHPASTTHSQLTADEQVVTGVTPGLIRLSVGLEGVEDLKADLEAGFRAAKSVL
- a CDS encoding Gfo/Idh/MocA family protein, encoding MRTALIGYGLGGAAFHAPFIDTTPGLRLAAVVTGNPERRAEVGARYPGADLIASPEELWARADEFDLAVVTTPNRLHAEHARAALEHGLNAVVDKPFAGSAAVARGLADLAASRGLLLAPFHNRRWDGDFRTVSRLVGDGELGRVHRFESRFERWRPEVRDSWKESGDPADLGSIVFDLGTHLVDQAIALFGRPTSVYAEVRVLRPGAKADDDAFLALTHAGGVVSHLWASALAASPGPRFRVLGDRSAFVKSGMDPQEEALKAGAVPGGPGWGEDAEERWGLLGSTPVRTEPGAYQEFYAAVAAGAAPVPVADAVAGLEVLEAAFESARTGAVISLAH
- the rdmE gene encoding aklavinone 12-hydroxylase RdmE; this encodes MTNERVRVLVVGTGLGGASAALFLARQGVRVLAVSKHRGTSPHPKATGQVQRTMELLRQGGVADEVRAGGAGHDAGLIIKVAESLRGRVFHTVVSQGDELDTPLSPERHGMASQDQVEPILVRRARELGADVRFRTELVSFRQDDDGVTARLLDRESGRTYEVRADYLVGADGHRSRVREALGVERDGRGTLSRHLGIVFEADLSDHIVPGAITLYYFQNPAFTGAFVATNTARRNVFTVELDPARESAADYPPQRCAELLRVATDVPDLEPEILETTEWEMAAWLSRRFRVGRVFLVGDAAKVTPPTGGLGGNTAVGDGYDLAWKLAAVLRGEAGDGLLDSYEAERRPYARLVVDGSFANYVQRFAPHLAGPDVPAPVDQHELTLGYRCRSTAVVIEDDDPAPMEDPNRPSGRAGFRAPHVQVEHGGKTGSTLDLFGDWVLLALDPAWRAAPVDVPELADPTGELARRYGTGPRGAALVRPDGVIAWRTTELPADPAATVSAVLDRVLDRAPAR
- a CDS encoding MFS transporter; this encodes MASGVRRVALAASAGNAVELYDFLLYGTASALVFDELFFPSFDPRIGTLLAFATFGAGFLARPLGAAVIGHFGDRVGRRSMLVLTLTATGLCTALIGLLPGYSSIGLAAPLLLVLLRLAQGFFLGGEQGGATLMAVEHAPPGRTAWYGSWTFLGSPIGLLLANGAMAASTAVSGDAFPDWGWRVPFLLSLVLVGVGLYLRLSVEESPVFREARDRAGAVRLPVVAVLRDSWRRVLLGAGVNLGFNMFIFVVVTFAVSYGTRQLGMPRSTLLNAGLLGSCAQAAAILVFARLADRVGRLPVMLGGAVFLGAFAFPFFRLLETRSTGLVVLAVVAAMAGGAAIFGPMPAYYAELFGTRVRYSGVALSYQLGAVLGGGLSPVVATWLLGATPTHDSWPISLYLVGGALVSALCLLAIGETARRGVSEPEPGPGPGPAPR